A genome region from Brienomyrus brachyistius isolate T26 chromosome 23, BBRACH_0.4, whole genome shotgun sequence includes the following:
- the LOC125719216 gene encoding low density lipoprotein receptor adapter protein 1-B-like isoform X2, with amino-acid sequence MDALKSAGRAIIRSPSLAKQSWGVGKHKKLPENWTDTRETLLEGMVFRLKYLGMTLVEEPKGEELSATAVKRIMATAKASGKKLQKVTLNISPRGIVLYDNLSNQLIENISIYRISYCAADKNHDRVFTYIAQSQQNDTLACHAYLCPKRKVAQAVTLTVAQAFRVAFEFWQVAKEENGKRAASGSDGEAPSSSQSEWSLNLLSLKGREGDTGTGTLLDLGESPPADLPIAAPDSAHPFAVHGTDMENNNTLWELDDGLDEAFSSPRWHFYGSLSGNCVQSQVM; translated from the exons ATGGATGCCCTAAAATCGGCTGGCAGGGCGATTATCCGGAGTCCAAGTCTTGCGAAACAATCATGGGGCGTCGGTAAACACAAAA AGCTTCCGGAGAACTGGACGGACACGCGGGAGACCCTCCTGGAGGGCATGGTCTTTCGCCTGAAGTACTTGGGCATGACGCTCGTGGAGGAGCCGAAAGGGGAGGAGCTGTCGGCCACCGCGGTGAAAAGGATCATGGCCACC GCTAAAGCCAGTGGAAAGAAACTCCAGAAGGTGACATTAAATATTTCCCCTCGTGGAATTGTCCTGTATGACAACTTGTCCAACCAGCTGATTGAGAACATCTCCATATATAG GATATCGTACTGCGCTGCGGATAAGAACCATGACCGCGTGTTTACCTACATCGCCCAGAGCCAGCAGAATGACACACTGGCATGTCACGCATACCTCTGTCCCAAGAGGAAAGTG GCCCAGGCTGTGACGCTGACGGTGGCACAAGCCTTCAGAGTAGCCTTCGAGTTCTGGCAGGTCGCCAAAGAAG AGAATGGGAAGCGGGCAGCGTCTGGCTCTGACGGCGAGGCGCCCAGCAGCTCCCAGTCAGAATGGTCCCTCAACCTGCTCAGCCTGAAGGGGAGGG AGGGGGACACTGGAACTGGAACCCTACTGGACCTGGGTGAGAGCCCCCCGGCTGACCTGCCTATCGCGGCCCCCGACTCTGCTCACCCCTTCGCGGTGCACGGCACAGACATGGAAAACAACAACACGCTGTGG GAGCTCGACGACGGCCTCGATGAAGCCTTCTCCAG CCCACGTTGGCATTTCTATGGTTCGCTATCAGGTAACTGTGTGCagagccaggtcatgtga
- the LOC125719216 gene encoding low density lipoprotein receptor adapter protein 1-B-like isoform X1: MDALKSAGRAIIRSPSLAKQSWGVGKHKKLPENWTDTRETLLEGMVFRLKYLGMTLVEEPKGEELSATAVKRIMATAKASGKKLQKVTLNISPRGIVLYDNLSNQLIENISIYRISYCAADKNHDRVFTYIAQSQQNDTLACHAYLCPKRKVAQAVTLTVAQAFRVAFEFWQVAKEENGKRAASGSDGEAPSSSQSEWSLNLLSLKGREGDTGTGTLLDLGESPPADLPIAAPDSAHPFAVHGTDMENNNTLWELDDGLDEAFSRLAESRTNPQVLDIGVISEDLHADTLQWSPSGWDASDGNDLFGF; the protein is encoded by the exons ATGGATGCCCTAAAATCGGCTGGCAGGGCGATTATCCGGAGTCCAAGTCTTGCGAAACAATCATGGGGCGTCGGTAAACACAAAA AGCTTCCGGAGAACTGGACGGACACGCGGGAGACCCTCCTGGAGGGCATGGTCTTTCGCCTGAAGTACTTGGGCATGACGCTCGTGGAGGAGCCGAAAGGGGAGGAGCTGTCGGCCACCGCGGTGAAAAGGATCATGGCCACC GCTAAAGCCAGTGGAAAGAAACTCCAGAAGGTGACATTAAATATTTCCCCTCGTGGAATTGTCCTGTATGACAACTTGTCCAACCAGCTGATTGAGAACATCTCCATATATAG GATATCGTACTGCGCTGCGGATAAGAACCATGACCGCGTGTTTACCTACATCGCCCAGAGCCAGCAGAATGACACACTGGCATGTCACGCATACCTCTGTCCCAAGAGGAAAGTG GCCCAGGCTGTGACGCTGACGGTGGCACAAGCCTTCAGAGTAGCCTTCGAGTTCTGGCAGGTCGCCAAAGAAG AGAATGGGAAGCGGGCAGCGTCTGGCTCTGACGGCGAGGCGCCCAGCAGCTCCCAGTCAGAATGGTCCCTCAACCTGCTCAGCCTGAAGGGGAGGG AGGGGGACACTGGAACTGGAACCCTACTGGACCTGGGTGAGAGCCCCCCGGCTGACCTGCCTATCGCGGCCCCCGACTCTGCTCACCCCTTCGCGGTGCACGGCACAGACATGGAAAACAACAACACGCTGTGG GAGCTCGACGACGGCCTCGATGAAGCCTTCTCCAG ACTCGCCGAGTCTCGCACGAACCCCCAGGTCCTGGACATCGGGGTGATATCCGAAGATCTCCATGCCGATACTCTGCAGTGGTCTCCCTCCGGCTGGGATGCAAGTGATGGAAACGACCTGTTTGGGTTCTGA